The proteins below are encoded in one region of Myxococcales bacterium:
- a CDS encoding PEGA domain-containing protein, with the protein MVKVDGQAVVPSSSGGVQLKEGNYVLEVGAEGYTPERREIAVQGGQSTDVVVALQQGSAETDLDGSEDALRTDESEGSSGSLELTTPVLISGGVTLALLAGTIVTGLVAVSADNEFEDKLLQSRDTSLSNREREQAAADGRDAADRANTFATVSDVLLVGTLIGAGVTTFLLFSGSGEKEDSAPSSEEQAKLAAAPYVSPREAGFVLKGSF; encoded by the coding sequence ATGGTTAAAGTGGACGGACAAGCGGTGGTGCCTTCTTCAAGTGGTGGCGTTCAGCTAAAAGAAGGTAACTACGTGCTGGAGGTGGGTGCTGAGGGATACACCCCAGAGCGTCGTGAGATAGCTGTGCAGGGCGGACAGAGCACCGATGTTGTCGTGGCCTTGCAGCAGGGCTCTGCAGAGACCGATCTTGATGGCAGCGAAGATGCTTTGCGGACCGACGAGTCGGAAGGAAGTTCCGGCAGTTTAGAGCTTACGACCCCAGTGCTCATTTCAGGAGGCGTAACCCTTGCTCTTTTGGCCGGCACGATTGTTACCGGACTTGTCGCAGTGAGCGCTGACAATGAATTTGAAGACAAGCTTTTGCAATCGCGTGACACCAGTCTTAGTAATCGAGAGCGCGAGCAAGCAGCCGCCGATGGGCGTGATGCAGCTGATCGGGCCAATACTTTTGCAACGGTCTCCGACGTTTTGCTTGTCGGAACCTTGATTGGCGCAGGAGTGACCACCTTTTTGCTCTTTTCCGGGAGCGGCGAAAAAGAGGACAGCGCGCCTTCCAGCGAAGAGCAAGCAAAGCTAGCCGCTGCGCCTTACGTCAGTCCGAGGGAAGCAGGCTTCGTACTTAAGGGGAGTTTTTAG
- the dnaX gene encoding DNA polymerase III subunit gamma/tau, translating to MTYTVLARKYRPQSFEDLIGQEHVSRTLSNALSSDRVAHAFLFTGVRGVGKTSTARILAKALNCEKGPSPQPCGQCDPCKEITTGHDMDVIEIDGASNNSVEDIRRLQETLPFAPARDRFKVLIVDEVHMLSTSAFNALLKTLEEPPDHVKFILATTESHKVPITIRSRCQRYDYKLISMSAMAKRLHEIFTLEKIAADEETVSLVAREAAGSMRDALTLLDQVVAFGGTTLKHDDIARMLGVADRSAVFDIVESLLTRQSSTLLESVHQCLEQGLDLRHLLQQMLNLMRDLVVLKTMGKQSSLADFTETEAQHAEEFLATISSDELQRSYSMLSKLCDELAHSFSLQMDFEMGLLRIASSPALIDLGKLLSLEKGSSGPPLAVPKQSSHQPPNPAPRAISTQGSKTSPKSQDAKSTAAAAATASVSTASPESQLAHTTPAVASAPAENVDLLWQRVVQQLQHSRPALAAILEYGIPIELNSTVMVIDFEKHPFYAKQAQSREALDALAKAFASVLNQPDFNPKHIKITEGGGSHGQKLPLIKEKAIKLAQEQTATKKRALEHPIVREAMEVFPENAEKIDVVTDVD from the coding sequence ATGACTTACACCGTTCTAGCGCGCAAGTACCGTCCACAGAGTTTCGAGGACTTGATAGGCCAGGAGCACGTCTCTCGTACCCTGAGCAACGCCCTTTCAAGCGATCGGGTGGCTCATGCCTTTTTGTTCACTGGCGTGCGCGGGGTCGGTAAGACCTCAACGGCACGCATCCTAGCCAAAGCCTTGAACTGCGAAAAAGGCCCCAGCCCTCAGCCTTGTGGCCAGTGTGACCCCTGCAAGGAAATCACTACCGGCCATGACATGGATGTGATTGAGATTGACGGCGCCTCAAACAACAGTGTCGAAGACATTCGGCGCCTGCAGGAGACCTTGCCTTTTGCACCTGCTCGCGATCGCTTCAAAGTTCTTATCGTCGATGAAGTCCATATGCTTTCCACGAGTGCATTTAACGCCTTGCTCAAAACGCTGGAAGAGCCGCCCGACCATGTGAAGTTTATTTTGGCTACAACTGAAAGCCACAAGGTCCCAATCACTATCCGGTCGCGCTGTCAGCGCTACGACTACAAACTGATCTCGATGAGCGCAATGGCCAAGCGCCTTCATGAGATTTTTACACTGGAAAAAATTGCAGCCGACGAAGAAACGGTCTCTTTGGTTGCGCGTGAAGCTGCAGGCTCCATGCGGGACGCTTTAACCTTGCTCGATCAAGTTGTCGCGTTTGGCGGCACAACGCTTAAACATGACGACATCGCCCGGATGTTGGGAGTAGCCGATCGCAGTGCCGTATTTGATATTGTCGAATCACTGTTAACCCGACAAAGCTCAACCTTACTTGAAAGCGTCCATCAATGCTTGGAACAAGGGCTTGATCTGCGTCATCTGCTGCAACAGATGTTGAACTTGATGAGAGATTTGGTTGTCCTGAAAACAATGGGCAAACAAAGCTCGTTGGCAGACTTCACTGAAACAGAAGCGCAGCACGCAGAAGAATTTCTTGCGACAATCAGCAGCGATGAGCTTCAACGCAGCTACAGCATGCTCTCAAAGCTGTGTGATGAACTTGCCCATTCCTTTTCACTTCAGATGGACTTTGAGATGGGCCTTTTGCGCATCGCAAGCAGCCCTGCCCTTATCGACCTTGGCAAATTACTTAGCCTTGAGAAAGGAAGCTCCGGTCCGCCCTTGGCTGTGCCAAAGCAAAGTTCTCATCAGCCACCGAATCCAGCGCCTAGAGCGATCTCAACCCAGGGCAGCAAAACAAGCCCTAAGTCCCAGGACGCAAAAAGCACTGCCGCTGCTGCGGCCACAGCCTCGGTATCCACAGCAAGTCCTGAGTCTCAGCTAGCGCACACCACACCAGCCGTAGCCTCGGCGCCCGCCGAAAACGTGGATCTGCTCTGGCAGAGAGTCGTACAACAATTGCAGCACAGCCGACCCGCGTTGGCTGCTATTCTGGAATACGGAATACCCATCGAGCTCAATTCCACCGTCATGGTGATTGATTTTGAAAAGCACCCGTTTTATGCCAAGCAAGCCCAGAGTCGCGAAGCACTCGATGCATTAGCCAAAGCCTTCGCCTCGGTGCTCAATCAGCCCGACTTTAACCCCAAACATATCAAAATCACCGAAGGTGGCGGGAGCCATGGACAAAAGCTCCCTCTCATAAAAGAAAAGGCTATCAAGCTCGCTCAGGAACAAACGGCCACAAAAAAACGTGCCTTAGAGCACCCCATCGTGCGCGAAGCCATGGAAGTTTTCCCCGAAAACGCAGAAAAAATTGATGTCGTCACAGACGTCGATTAG
- the recR gene encoding recombination protein RecR: MSDFPSSSDLDPIGSLIKLLNRLPGVGERSATRLAFFLLSQDRNYAQALAHRLAELHDRVHKCIECNNYGSESRCSICNDERRDKTILCVVANVQDLIAVERTASYRGIYHVLHKLLSPLDGVHPDDLHVEQLKRRIETLQIKEIIVATPLSVEGEATALFLAQTLRGSGCHVSRIASGLPHGGELEFTDQITLNHAFEGRKAL; the protein is encoded by the coding sequence GTGTCTGATTTTCCATCGAGCTCTGATTTAGATCCCATAGGCAGCCTCATCAAGCTGCTCAATCGTTTGCCAGGTGTGGGTGAACGCAGCGCAACACGTCTTGCTTTTTTCCTCTTGTCACAAGACAGAAACTACGCCCAAGCCCTAGCCCATCGATTAGCTGAACTTCATGACCGCGTTCACAAGTGCATCGAATGCAACAACTACGGGAGTGAATCGCGTTGTAGTATTTGCAACGATGAGCGTCGCGACAAGACCATACTCTGCGTCGTAGCCAACGTACAAGATCTTATCGCAGTCGAACGCACAGCATCGTATCGAGGCATCTACCATGTGCTTCACAAGCTTCTCTCACCGCTCGACGGCGTGCATCCAGATGATTTGCATGTTGAGCAGCTAAAGCGGCGCATCGAAACACTGCAAATAAAAGAGATTATCGTAGCCACCCCACTTAGCGTAGAAGGCGAAGCAACCGCTCTGTTCTTGGCGCAGACTCTTCGGGGAAGTGGATGCCATGTCTCGCGCATCGCAAGCGGCCTTCCCCATGGTGGTGAACTCGAATTTACGGATCAGATTACATTGAATCATGCTTTCGAAGGACGAAAAGCACTGTGA
- a CDS encoding FHIPEP family type III secretion protein: MDHGNKKKWRSNLSLAHWFSQESRIQHSELLIAIFVVLIVAMMIVPLPTHALDLLIVTNLAFAIVLLLAATQASEALALASFPTILLLSTLYRLGLNISSTRLILLQADAGQVIQSFGSFVVRGNYVVGAIVFLILTIVQYLVIAKGAERVAEVGARFVLDSMPGKQMAIDSDMRAHAIDFRQASSRRKTLERENQFYGAMDGAMKFVKGDAIAGIIITLINILGGVTVGITQMNFSATESLQVFGLLTIGDGLVSQIPSLLISTAAALIVTRVASEEHRSGLAAEIVRQLATTPRVFWITAFLFALFALIPGLPWLPFLFFALVLSGIAWLIQSSTTGELSRSAGSVETPVYWQRGSESSPIQVVVEANLAARWRATKLDESLRLECSTLHSDLCKRFAFDLPPIALKSESSTQADLVKIKIGGTSVKSFVAEPNDIQSLCRLLNILLQRYAHEWLSPREVQDTLSSIRNDNPSLIHEVVPEKINQGMLTRVCQALMQEGIGLQSTETVLKALVGRDTKTLVFGLPGFVAPRASPRTVRIDYRPRYHARTIA, translated from the coding sequence TTGGATCACGGTAACAAAAAGAAGTGGCGTTCCAATCTTTCTTTAGCCCATTGGTTTTCTCAGGAAAGCCGCATCCAGCACTCTGAATTACTCATCGCAATTTTCGTCGTACTGATCGTTGCGATGATGATTGTACCACTACCAACGCACGCCCTTGACTTACTCATCGTTACCAATCTGGCTTTTGCAATTGTACTACTGCTTGCCGCAACACAGGCCTCTGAAGCCTTAGCTCTCGCGTCTTTTCCGACCATTCTTTTGCTAAGCACGCTCTATCGACTGGGTCTTAACATTTCATCCACCCGGCTAATTTTACTCCAAGCGGATGCCGGCCAGGTCATTCAAAGTTTTGGAAGCTTTGTTGTGCGCGGAAACTACGTGGTCGGTGCTATCGTTTTTTTGATTTTGACCATTGTTCAATATCTCGTGATTGCCAAGGGTGCTGAGCGCGTGGCCGAGGTCGGAGCTCGTTTTGTGCTCGACTCGATGCCTGGAAAGCAAATGGCGATTGACTCCGATATGCGGGCACACGCCATTGACTTTCGACAAGCGTCATCGCGCCGCAAAACTTTGGAGCGTGAAAATCAATTTTATGGCGCGATGGACGGCGCCATGAAGTTCGTCAAAGGCGATGCGATTGCAGGGATTATCATTACCTTGATCAACATCCTTGGAGGCGTCACGGTTGGCATCACACAGATGAACTTTAGCGCCACTGAAAGCCTTCAGGTTTTCGGCTTGCTCACTATCGGTGACGGCCTTGTCTCGCAGATACCTTCCCTTCTCATTTCAACGGCCGCAGCATTGATTGTCACCCGTGTTGCTTCCGAAGAACATCGCTCAGGACTGGCTGCAGAGATCGTACGACAACTTGCCACAACGCCTCGTGTCTTCTGGATCACCGCGTTTTTGTTTGCTTTGTTTGCGTTAATCCCCGGTCTACCTTGGCTTCCCTTTTTGTTTTTTGCTTTGGTGCTGAGTGGCATCGCTTGGCTTATCCAGAGCAGTACCACAGGCGAACTATCGCGTAGCGCAGGATCAGTAGAGACTCCGGTGTATTGGCAGAGGGGAAGCGAAAGCAGTCCTATTCAAGTCGTGGTTGAGGCAAACTTGGCTGCACGGTGGCGCGCAACCAAGCTTGATGAATCACTACGCCTGGAATGCTCAACGCTTCATTCCGATCTTTGTAAACGCTTTGCTTTTGATTTGCCGCCCATTGCTCTCAAATCCGAATCATCCACACAGGCCGATCTTGTGAAGATCAAGATTGGTGGCACCAGTGTAAAGAGTTTCGTCGCCGAGCCCAACGACATACAGAGTCTTTGCCGACTTTTGAATATTTTATTGCAGCGCTATGCACATGAATGGCTCAGTCCTCGAGAAGTACAAGACACTCTATCAAGTATTCGCAACGACAATCCATCACTCATCCACGAAGTCGTGCCGGAAAAAATCAACCAAGGCATGCTTACTCGCGTATGCCAAGCGTTGATGCAAGAAGGAATTGGATTACAGAGCACAGAGACCGTGCTTAAAGCTTTGGTAGGTCGGGACACAAAAACTTTGGTTTTTGGACTACCTGGCTTTGTCGCGCCGCGCGCTAGCCCGAGAACTGTGCGCATTGATTACCGACCAAGATACCATGCTCGCACTATCGCTTGA
- a CDS encoding FHIPEP family type III secretion protein, giving the protein MITDQDTMLALSLDPVISDALRDGLAKEQDNGASALEPSQRKDIILALQRAIEQLPDSHTAVILCPADVRRACWILANTKQLDILVLAYDEIPPEIQISHAGMVRLSA; this is encoded by the coding sequence TTGATTACCGACCAAGATACCATGCTCGCACTATCGCTTGATCCTGTGATCAGTGACGCCCTACGAGATGGTCTTGCCAAAGAACAAGACAATGGGGCCAGTGCACTCGAACCAAGCCAGCGAAAAGACATTATTCTAGCACTGCAACGCGCCATCGAGCAGCTGCCGGATTCACACACAGCAGTTATTCTCTGCCCTGCCGATGTCCGCCGAGCTTGTTGGATTCTAGCAAATACAAAGCAACTCGACATTCTGGTATTGGCATACGACGAAATTCCGCCCGAGATCCAAATATCCCACGCGGGGATGGTTCGCTTGTCTGCTTAG